The following coding sequences lie in one Daphnia pulex isolate KAP4 chromosome 1, ASM2113471v1 genomic window:
- the LOC124196058 gene encoding uncharacterized protein LOC124196058 has product MLLAQIILFLGLCMPSPLALNATVCDCTKPLHMGILQFSDEDCRPEEDHSSSLTVKYSVYTERRAEAKFPGQLCARWKIQKHISVDFFGLVVIVTDKVALDTSFTECQIMYESHRCNDQLMVLKENKYVFDEEPSESGYWLQTIITEKVNCVLEKVPLYQQTEGSEFSTPIGTASATTGGLMHNHLTLIWDKTYTQTSDPKARVLETGIAALKFIGIPGKYRLTDEDNELVFHLVLNPRCIPTHQQCARKTGAFDVIGQPDIYVVTVPVKPTNISLKDIHKHTPEIDKVDVTANLQYMRDKIIDHENELAHAIASLQCDSRKAAHERAISTAQYNGWLAASQLNLPACAKLNAFGKTAVMTTCTPHNVTFDIEITSCGPQPKYKNFTINLDGWELVPFSPCYWTKGFVNFNNKPFGYRDNTWVPIEAKIVLPLQTLAHSFRYDEVKYFDYAHQSNPAYSDTIIDHMNIMADIAAAMNEHSAGNYSPAHIPSTATVLGTVADAAAKTSWLDQLTNFLYIGAVIIIAVVSIRVCIACGCCGLIWKFCSLLRIPTRASSDRENDIELGITGRNPTGRGMM; this is encoded by the coding sequence ATGTTGCTGGCCCAAATCATTCTATTCTTAGGCCTATGCATGCCGTCACCACTGGCCCTGAATGCAACCGTGTGTGACTGCACCAAGCCATTACACATGGGAATTCTCCAATTCTCGGACGAAGATTGCAGACCAGAGGAAGATCATTCTTCCTCCCTCACGGTCAAATACTCCGTATACACCGAAAGACGAGCCGAGGCGAAATTCCCTGGTCAATTATGTGCCCgatggaaaattcaaaaacatatATCAGTCGACTTTTTCGGATTAGTAGTGATCGTGACCGACAAAGTGGCGCTGGATACTTCATTCACAGAGTGCCAAATTATGTACGAAAGTCATCGGTGCAACGACCAACTGATggtgttaaaagaaaataaatatgtgtTCGACGAAGAGCCTAGTGAAAGTGGATATTGGCTGCAAACAATTATAACAGAAAAAGTGAATTGTGTCCTTGAAAAAGTGCCGCTATATCAACAAACGGAAGGCAGCGAATTCTCCACACCAATAGGAACGGCATCAGCGACAACTGGCGGCCTGATGCACAACCACTTGACACTCATATGGGACAAGACATACACGCAAACCTCGGACCCAAAAGCCCGCGTGCTAGAGACCGGAATTGCAGCATTAAAATTTATCGGGATTCCCGGGAAATACCGTCTTACCGATGAAGACAACGAACTAGTGTTCCACCTGGTGCTCAACCCAAGGTGTATACCAACGCACCAGCAGTGTGCACGAAAAACGGGAGCGTTCGACGTAATTGGTCAGCCAGACATTTACGTTGTGACGGTACCAGTCAAGCCGACCAACATCTCGCTGAAAGACATCCACAAACATACTCCCGAAATAGACAAAGTGGACGTCACAGCAAATCTCCAGTACATGCGTGACAAAATTATTGATCACGAAAACGAGCTCGCTCACGCAATCGCTTCTCTTCAGTGCGACTCCCGGAAGGCGGCTCACGAACGAGCAATTTCGACTGCCCAGTACAACGGCTGGTTAGCCGCATCCCAACTCAACCTACCGGCGTGCGCCAAACTAAACGCGTTCGGGAAAACCGCTGTAATGACTACATGCACACCACATAACGTGACCTTCGATATCGAGATAACTTCGTGTGGTCCGCagccaaaatacaaaaattttaccATCAACTTAGACGGTTGGGAACTTGTCCCGTTCTCACCGTGTTATTGGACGAAAGGTTTCgtgaatttcaacaacaaaccgTTCGGGTACCGCGACAATACCTGGGTCCCGATCGAAGCAAAAATAGTGCTCCCGCTACAAACATTAGCCCACTCATTTCGATACGACGAAGTTAAATATTTCGACTACGCACATCAAAGCAACCCGGCGTACAGTGACACGATCATAGATCATATGAATATTATGGCCGACATCGCAGCGGCCATGAACGAGCATTCGGCCGGGAATTATTCACCCGCCCACATCCCGAGCACAGCAACAGTGCTAGGAACAGTAGCCGACGCCGCAGCTAAAACATCGTGGCTCGACCAGCTGACTAACTTCCTTTATATCGGAGCAGTAATCATAATAGCCGTCGTCTCAATCCGTGTCTGCATCGCTTGCGGATGCTGCGGCCTTATCTGGAAATTCTGCAGTCTTCTACGGATCCCGACAAGAGCCTCCAGTGACCGCGAAAACGACATTGAACTTGGGATTACGGGACGTAATCCAACGGGCCGGGGGATGATGTAA
- the LOC124192252 gene encoding cyclin-dependent kinase 12-like, translating into MVDAEIFGAKPKISRTPTTSFSNPAYEHLATESDLPDPSLLGDNLFAESVPVISPRISAQATQPTTDLFTERYGDIDARYAAEFPAVTKNPIAKAKNSISSRLRSNPTYKLVDQLDKTPPRKSWFKNKSNQSEKSAAQSFLTRLVSRLSPAQSSFNSTPVGRLSQSFSNYLDKRSADGKSSRRANSPLIPRRERTFEQNPPGFDQPISVSESCIAHAERETERFSIRGTKNLETATGVDAGHQVDHRRPQADRSDASLLHTTVSDPSSGEPNNPADTDYIEKEQDDIEGDEGDFSDIHEEDPDISARAISELAHTRRVRSKVSSRLFGFRQAGRYSKSGRKRGLSRILTKSNRVHVRFLTRNVRHISEDISREHTDSDSVPEEAPQNPIDQQLSAGINTPSISTQQFPKNQLDVRQRGGRRQQNTIGKDETGSSNRPRFPPSTTPTAPITNITPGSNPVPRPLPNPQGPKIPPTPQAPSRRPSKGRTVSFPIFPPVNPTPTSTLSGSRRRHSPQPPPHQRTVQPRRTILKVLKPTIPLQPTKPLTPTIPLKPTKPLTPTIPLQPTKPLTPTIPLQPTKPLTPTIPWKPTLPLQPTTPLTPTIPWKPPTLLTPTIPLTSTTSALAGKMAANNLQSSAYPALADFQRDLHIRANLQSLPSFTGNPLSRFDTWLESFESIISRSDLSEDDVILELQGKLTDKAHKVVCEYCNYRGHVKDECRRLKRDTLDGARPPVCYACREIGHKSNQCPNPPSSQWPNKPGPPQQQENQ; encoded by the exons ATGGTTGATGCTGAAATATTCGGAGCTAAGCCTAAGATTTCCCGCACGCCTACCACCTCTTTTTCAAACCCCGCTTATGAACACCTCGCTACCGAATCTGATTTGCCCGACCCATCGTTGTTAGGCGACAATTTATTTGCCGAGTCCGTCCCCGTTATTTCTCCCCGTATTTCGGCACAGGCCACACAGCCAACCACAGATCTTTTCACAGAGCGCTACGGCGATATTGACGCCCGTTACGCTGCTGAATTTCCCGCAGTCACCAAAAATCCTATAGCTAAAGCAAAAAATAGCATCTCGAGTAGACTACGATCAAATCCTACCTATAAATTAGTTGATCAATTAGACAAAACCCCGCCGCGTAAATCttggtttaaaaataaaagcaatcaGAGTGAGAAATCAGCCGCACAGTCTTTTCTCACGCGTTTAGTGTCACGTTTATCACCAGCTCAGTCGTCATTTAATAGCACACCTGTCGGCCGCCTTTCACAGTCGTTTTCAAATTACCTTGATAAACGCTCCGCGGATGGGAAATCAAGTCGACGAGCAAATTCTCCGCTTATACCTCGACGTGAAAGAACCTTCGAACAAAATCCTCCCGGATTTGACCAGCCAATTTCCGTTTCTGAATCTTGCATTGCACACGCTGAAAGAGAGACGGAACGATTTTCAATCAGGGGAAcgaaaaatttggaaacagCTACGGGAGTTGATGCGGGACATCAAGTGGACCATCGACGACCCCAAGCCGATAGATCTGACGCAAGCCTTTTACACACTACAGTGTCTGACCCATCTAGTGGAGAGCCAAACAACCCCGCCGACACCGATTATATCGAAAAAGAGCAAGACGATATTGAAGGAGACGAAGGAGATTTTTCTGACATACACGAGGAGGATCCTGACATTTCAGCTAGGGCAATATCTGAGCTTGCGCACACTCGAAGAGTACGTTCCAAGGTATCCAGCCGCCTTTTTGGGTTTCGTCAAGCGGGAAGATATAGCAAATCGGGACGAAAGCGGGGACTATCACGAATTCTTACTAAATCAAATCGAGTTCATGTTCGATTTCTTACACGAAACGTTCGACACATTTCAGAAGATATTTCTCGAGAACACACAGACTCTGATTCAGTTCCTGAAGAAGCTCCACAAAATCCAATCGATCAACAACTTTCAGCCGGAATTAATACGCCTTCAATATCGACTCAACAATTTCCCAAGAATCAATTGGACGTGCGACAGAGAGGAGGTAGACGACAACAAAACACTATTGGCAAAGACGAAACGGGATCTTCAAATCGTCCTCGATTTCCTCCAAGCACCACCCCCACCGCGCCCATCACAAATATCACGCCAGGCAGCAACCCCGTGCCACGCCCACTCCCAAACCCGCAGGGCCCAAAGATACCGCCAACCCCGCAGGCACCTTCCAGACGACCGAGCAAGGGAAGGACCGTCTCATTTCCAATCTTTCCGCCAGTCAACCCCACTCCGACAAGTACACTATCCGGCAGTCGAAGACGACACTCGCCACAACCTCCGCCACATCAACGAACGGTTCAACCACGTCGTAcgattttaaaagttttgaagCCAACTATACCGCTGCAGCCAACTAAACCATTGACGCCAACTATACCGTTGAAGCCAACTAAACCATTGACGCCAACTATACCGTTGCAGCCAACTAAACCATTGACGCCAACTATACCGTTGCAGCCAACTAAACCATTGACGCCAACTATACCGTGGAAGCCAACTCTACCGTTGCAGCCAACTACACCATTGACGCCAACTATACCGTGGAAGCCACCTACACTATTGACGCCAACCATACCTTTGACATCGACTACGAGCGCACTAGCGGGGAAAATGGCAGCTAATAATTTACAATCTTCCGCGTATCCAGCCCTTGCAGACTTTCAAAGGGACCTTCACATAAGGGCTAATTTACAATCCTTACCGTCTTTTACTGGAAATCCACTTTCACGATTCGACACATGGTTGGAATCGTTCGAGTCAATTATATCTCGCTCAGATTTGTCAGAAGATGACGTAATACTAGAATTACAAGGGAAACTAACCGATAAAGCGCATAAA GTAGTCTGTGAATACTGCAACTATCGAGGCCATGTCAAAGATGAATGCAGGAGACTTAAACGCGAcacactagatggcgccagaCCACCCGTATGTTATGCCTGCAGAGAAATTGGCCACAAATCGAATCAATGCCCGAATCCCCCTTCATCGCAATGGCCTAATAAACCAGGCCCACCACAGCAGCAGGAAAACCAGTAA